The Euphorbia lathyris chromosome 2, ddEupLath1.1, whole genome shotgun sequence genome includes a window with the following:
- the LOC136218320 gene encoding sm-like protein LSM2, giving the protein MLFFSYFKDLVGREVTVELKNDLAIRGTLHSVDQYLNIKLENTRVVDQDKYPHMLSVRNCFIRGSVVRYVQLPPDGVDIDLLHDATRREARGG; this is encoded by the exons ATG CTCTTCTTTTCGTATTTCAAGGACTTGGTGGGTAGGGAAGTGACAGTGGAACTGAAAAACGATTTGGCAATCAGAGGAACCCTTCACTCTGTCGATCAATACCTCAATATCAAGCTCGAGAACACTCGCGTTGTCGATCAAGACAAGTATCCTCACATG CTTTCAGTCAGGAACTGTTTTATAAGGGGCTCAGTAGTTAGGTATGTTCAATTGCCTCCAGATGGTGTGGACATTGATCTGCTTCATGATGCAACAAGAAGAGAAGCTCGAGGTGGATGA